The proteins below come from a single Miscanthus floridulus cultivar M001 chromosome 1, ASM1932011v1, whole genome shotgun sequence genomic window:
- the LOC136479658 gene encoding uncharacterized protein: MRSMPFQLKNGHHHHHQHHGAAMEGKPPLLPTTQQQPAPTTRASRFRRLLVRVSSSEKFAADGKERDKDEMLPPPPPAAGEGDSAGSLGLDRMVLSFMEEATAVERPPRGRCNCFNGSNHEESDDEFDFLPSEYASKPATAGAGDALEALKGLVQSASVAERNLLADASRLADKCGKGCKGKAECRRAVADGLRALGYDASVCKSRWEKAPSYPAGEHEYIDAVVGKEEVRLIVEVDFRSQFELARSTKAYRAALQALPPLFVGTPDRLGQIVAVVAEAARQSLKKKGLHFPPWRKPEYMRAKWLSPHVRCGGGDKVVVPGPAAPLSAATPVQAASFSGEFELLFDRKPSRDGAAVEGVGGGVSVGEKITVVVSPWRPSEEASKKQEQVPKAKVVTGLAAVP, from the exons ATGCGATCGATGCCGTTCCAGCTCAAGAacggtcaccaccaccaccaccagcaccacgGTGCCGCCATGGAAGGgaagccgccgctgctgccgacGACGCAGCAGCAGCCCGCGCCGACGACGAGGGCGTCGAGGTTCCGGAGGCTGCTGGTGAGGGTGTCTTCGTCGGAGAAGTTCGCCGCGGATGGGAAGGAGAGGGACAAGGACGAGAtgctgcctccgccgccgcccgcggcCGGTGAGGGCGACTCCGCGGGGTCCCTTGGGCTGGACCGCATGGTGCTCAGCTTCATGGAGGAGGccaccgccgtcgagcggccgccGCGGGGGCGCTGTAACTGCTTCAACGGTAGCAACCACGAGGAGAGCGACGACGAGTTCGACTTCCTCCCCTCCGAGTACGCCTCCAAGCCGGCCACCGCCGGGGCAGGCGACGCCTTGGAGGCTCTAAAG GGCTTGGTGCAGAGCGCGAGCGTTGCGGAGCGGAATCTCCTCGCGGACGCGTCTAGGCTCGCCGACAAGTGCGGCAAGGGCTGCAAGGGCAAGGCGGAGTGCCGCCGCGCGGTCGCCGACGGCCTCAGGGCGCTCGGCTACGACGCCTCCGTGTGCAAGTCCCGGTGGGAGAAGGCCCCCTCCTACCCCGCAG GGGAACACGAGTACATCGACGCCGTGGTGGGGAAGGAGGAGGTGAGGCTGATCGTGGAGGTGGACTTCCGGTCGCAGTTCGAGCTGGCGCGGTCGACCAAGGCGTACCGCGCGGCGCTCCAGGCGCTGCCGCCTCTGTTCGTGGGGACACCGGACCGGCTCGGGCAGATCGTGGCGGTCGTGGCGGAGGCAGCGCGGCAGAGCCTCAAGAAGAAGGGGCTCCACTTCCCGCCGTGGCGGAAGCCGGAGTACATGCGCGCCAAGTGGCTGTCCCCGCACGTCCGCTGCGGCGGTGGCGACAAGGTCGTCGTGCCGGGCCCCGCCGCACCCTTGTCCGCGGCGACGCCGGTCCAAGCGGCGAGCTTTTCCGGGGAGTTCGAGCTCCTGTTCGACAGGAAGCCTAGCAGGGATGGCGCTGCCGTGgagggcgtcggcggcggcgtcaGCGTCGGCGAGAAGATCACGGTGGTGGTGTCGCCGTGGCGCCCGTCGGAGGAGGCGAGCAAGAAGCAGGAGCAGGTGCCCAAGGCGAAGGTCGTCACGGGGCTC